In the genome of Populus trichocarpa isolate Nisqually-1 chromosome 6, P.trichocarpa_v4.1, whole genome shotgun sequence, one region contains:
- the LOC7455650 gene encoding UBP1-associated protein 2A has protein sequence MEDLKKRKMDEAIINGSAETLTTQDYLRSLLDPLSKPQLVDLLSRLGSQYPSIAEEIKSLASADPVHRKLFVRGLAWNTTSETLCAEFRMHGEIEEGSVIYDKATGKSRGYGFITYKHMESAQSALGAPSKLIDGRMAVCNLACEGLTGATTTPDLTQRKLYIGGLSPEISSEMLLHFFGRYGEIEEGSVAYNKDTNESRGFGFVTYKTVEAAKKAIDDPHKLLGGRTITVKLADTHKGKTVQMQSPAPMVPVPVPIAAAGYAQPGKAPVGSGTPVGYPYHQTVASYPASSYPNPPVAPAPYPTQSQVSYAPVSAKKELLGLSSTPPVGMGGYPYYYPKQ, from the exons atgGAAGacttgaagaagagaaagatggACGAGGCAATCATCAATGGTTCTGCCGAAACATTAACCACACAAGATTATCTTCGCTCACTGCTTGACCCTCTTAGTAAACCCCAGCTTGTCGATCTTCTTTCTAGACT AGGGTCTCAATATCCTTCAATtgcagaagaaattaaaagtcttGCCAGTGCGGATCCAGTCCATCGAAAGCTTTTTGTTCGTGGCTTGGCCTGGAATACCACTTCAGAAACCTTGTGTGCT GAATTTCGAATGCATGGTGAGATAGAAGAAGGGTCAGTGATCTATGACAAAGCGACAGGAAAGTCACGTGGCTATGGTTTCATTACGTACAAGCATATGGAATCGGCACAAAGTGCACTAGGTGCACCTAGCAAATTGATTGAT GGCCGAATGGCTGTCTGCAATTTAGCTTGTGAGGGATTAACTGGTGCAACTACCACACCGGATCTAACCCAGAGGAAACTCTACATTGGGGGTTTGTCGCCAGAGATCTCAAGTGAGATGCTGCTTCATTTTTTTGGAAGATATGGTGAGATTGAAGAAGGCTCAGTTGCCTATAACAAAGATACTAATGAATCACG TGGGTTTGGTTTTGTTACATACAAGACAGTGGAGGCTGCAAAGAAGGCCATAGATGATCCACACAAGTTGCTTGGG GGGAGAACTATCACTGTGAAGCTTGCTGATACCCACAAGGGCAAGACGGTACAAATGCAGTCACCAGCGCCCATGGTTCCAGTACCTGTACCAATAGCAGCAGCTGGTTATGCGCAGCCAGGTAAAGCACCAGTTGGCAGTGGTACTCCTGTTGGTTATCCTTATCATCAAACTGTAGCATCATATCCAGCTTCTTCCTACCCTAATCCTCCAGTTGCACCTGCTCCATATCCAACACAATCTCAAGTTTCATATGCACCAGTTTCTGCAAAGAAAGAACTGTTAGGACTTTCATCAACACCACCTGTCGGAATGGGTGGATACCCTTATTACTACCCTAAACAGTAA
- the LOC7479535 gene encoding myb family transcription factor PHL5 has product MNTRNIDCEEGVQQNHGVMIGDFVNLSSQYFGNQQIRNMAPRLQPAVMEAGCQQQNISPERSSSSILSRFESPASSFYATERCMRFPQYDCQVGSSFCSQYSKSYDSHQSSDPNYSINLGEQADHNFGLNSTLESVVKPHYSYYNSFDKSDKGLSSSSGNKLPSQQHNKFLDIHGTVSLGNNFSVPFQGNQDRQVGCNPYSSPFAGLSFNSLEGKQSPRFSLGGGPTSSGKDLSSKTRIRWTQDLHEKFVECVNRLGGAEKATPKAILNLMDSDGLTIFHVKSHLQKYRIAKYMPEPSEGKAEKRNSINDVSQLDIKTGFQIREALQLQLDVQRRLHEQLEIQRNLQLRIEEQGKQLKMMFDQQQKTTNSLLNKQNLDITSPDEPAFSLEDIDVSILEGSDNNTQFPSKIS; this is encoded by the exons ATGAACACTCGAAATATCGACTGCGAAGAAGGAGTTCAACAGAACCATGGAGTAATGATTGGTGACTTTGTGAACCTATCCTCACAGTATTTCGGCAACCAACAGATTCGGAACATGGCACCTCGTTTGCAGCCCGCAGTCATGGAGGCAGGATGCCAACAGCAAAATATTAGCCCCGAAAGATCATCTAGTAGCATATTGAGCCGGTTTGAATCTCCGGCTTCATCATTTTACGCGACAGAAAGATGCATGCGGTTTCCGCAGTATGATTGTCAAGTTGGTAGTTCTTTCTGCTCTCAATATTCCAAGTCCTATGATTCACATCAATCTTCCGATCCAAACTATTCTATTAACTTGGGAGAGCAAGCTGATCACAACTTTGGATTGAACAGCACTTTGGAATCGGTTGTAAAACCCCATTACTCTTACTATAATTCTTTTGACAAGTCAGATAAAGGTCTAAGCAGTTCTTCAGGGAACAAGCTTCCTTCACAACAACACAATAAGTTCTTAGATATCCATGGTACTGTCTCTCTAGGGAATAACTTTTCAGTTCCTTTCCAAGGAAATCAGGATCGTCAA GTTGGTTGTAATCCATACAGCTCTCCATTTGCAGGGCTGAGCTTTAATTCTCTGGAAGGAAAGCAGTCTCCAAGATTTTCTTTGGGAGGTGGTCCTACATCTTCTGGCAAAGATCTGTCAAGTAAAACACGGATAAGATGGACCCAGGATCTTCATGAGAAGTTTGTTGAGTGCGTAAATCGCCTCGGAGGCGCTGAGA AGGCAACACCTAAAGCAATACTAAACTTGATGGATTCAGATGGTTTGACTATCTTCCATGTGAAAAGTCATCTGCAG AAATATAGAATTGCAAAATACATGCCAGAACCTTCAGAAG GAAAGGCTGAGAAAAGAAATAGCATAAATGATGTATCACAGCTCGATATCAAAAC TGGCTTTCAAATCAGAGAGGCACTGCAACTACAATTAGATGTCCAGAGGCGTCTGCATGAGCAGCTGGAG ATTCAAAGAAATCTACAACTACGTATTGAAGAGCAAGGCAAGCAGCTTAAGATGATGTTTGATCAGCAGCAGAAAACAACTAATAGTCTCCTGAATAAGCAGAATTTGGACATTACTTCTCCGGATGAGCCCGCATTTAGCCTTGAAGATATTGATGTTTCCATTTTAGAAGGCTCTGATAATAATACACAATTCCCATCCAAGATAAGTTAG